The following proteins come from a genomic window of Methanosarcina sp. MTP4:
- a CDS encoding DUF3147 family protein encodes MEIDIRDLALRFILGGSSVVACFLVLQLLPWKAFAGIFAAFPAVMVAAVIMAGHFESSERAADIALGASAGMMGCTVCVLVASLGMQYLNKWGLSLLIALVAWLFSSFVFIRLMQGFLERRREERGRGTAP; translated from the coding sequence ATGGAAATTGATATCCGGGATCTTGCTTTAAGGTTCATCCTCGGGGGAAGCTCTGTTGTTGCCTGTTTTCTTGTCCTGCAGCTCCTTCCCTGGAAGGCTTTTGCGGGGATTTTTGCCGCTTTTCCGGCAGTGATGGTTGCAGCTGTTATTATGGCAGGCCACTTTGAAAGTTCCGAGCGGGCCGCTGACATTGCTCTCGGGGCAAGCGCCGGGATGATGGGCTGCACGGTCTGTGTGCTTGTGGCCAGCCTCGGCATGCAGTACCTGAACAAATGGGGCCTTTCCCTTCTTATTGCCCTCGTGGCCTGGCTCTTCAGCTCCTTTGTGTTCATAAGGCTTATGCAGGGCTTCCTTGAAAGAAGGAGGGAAGAAAGAGGTAGGGGGACAGCCCCCTAA
- a CDS encoding hydrophobe/amphiphile efflux-3 (HAE3) family transporter yields the protein MKRKKSYLLCLQGGSTIKKIFEKLGVFIQSNRPTIIAVMFLFVLLSFQGAQMIEMASGTETFVSKGTQLYKDYDHLFKKNFQTEDIVVMVEGNEVTSAAVMKAADRLEQQMLTVPGVLSATSPATLIKQINYKVSGRARIPDSDREVQDMLESRPEMFETLMPDKTHMMIGIKIAGSTTDQQREDILNVLDTSLEEAAFPPGYSLVITGSPALRLDINKEISQSMGVLLGVASLLMVVVLLLVFRHVRWGLLPLPVVLLGVFFTFGVMGYAGVPMTMVSMAAFPVLIGIGIDYAIQFHNRMEEEIRFGKNSGKALVLTIKHTAPAVLIALAMTALGFIPLFTSTIPMIRDFGKLLLIGVIMCYVSAIFFGLVTLYSFDWLAKRNPLGVFKKKNGEGKTDSGLESSPGAGVQETKVQEGKAIEKVLIRVADFTINHSRVILAIALLTCFAGIYADQSVPIQSDTNSFIPQDMPSLIHFKQMQDIIPGMGDHLNIILKVRDNSDPQVLEWMDEFSRHEVVNRGHVYAATSIVDLVKERNGGSIPETSEEIREIYSEIPASQSREYKQGSQLLTIDLDIGQAMENLEITGIKELRDIIKEDVQWMQPPPDVTVTITGQSVAMIDIISALTSGRVFMTMLGIGLVLLGLIVVYRNPVKALSPIIPMFIVVGWSGLVMSGLGLAYTPMTAVLGALILGVGSEYSILMMERYFEEKENGLDPVGAINQAVTTTGSALIASGATTVFGFSALIFSPFPILSNFGLVTVIDVFLAIFVTFVVFPPLIVMMDTRQEKRKARAA from the coding sequence ATCAAAAGGAAGAAATCATATCTGTTATGCCTCCAGGGGGGTAGCACCATAAAAAAGATATTCGAAAAATTAGGAGTTTTTATCCAGAGTAACCGTCCGACTATAATCGCTGTCATGTTCCTTTTTGTCCTTCTGTCCTTTCAAGGGGCACAGATGATCGAGATGGCTTCAGGGACGGAAACTTTTGTTTCGAAAGGTACACAACTGTATAAAGATTATGACCACCTTTTCAAGAAGAACTTCCAGACCGAAGACATTGTAGTGATGGTCGAGGGAAATGAGGTCACATCTGCAGCCGTGATGAAAGCCGCGGATAGGCTGGAGCAGCAGATGTTGACCGTCCCGGGAGTTCTGTCGGCTACCAGCCCTGCTACCCTGATAAAGCAAATCAATTACAAAGTTTCAGGACGGGCCAGGATTCCGGATTCGGACCGGGAAGTCCAGGACATGCTTGAGAGCAGGCCGGAAATGTTCGAAACCCTGATGCCTGACAAAACCCACATGATGATCGGGATTAAGATTGCAGGCAGCACGACTGACCAGCAGCGGGAAGACATCCTGAATGTCCTGGACACTTCCCTGGAAGAAGCTGCTTTTCCGCCCGGGTACAGCCTCGTTATCACTGGTTCTCCTGCCCTGCGGCTTGACATTAACAAAGAAATAAGCCAGAGCATGGGAGTCCTGCTCGGAGTTGCCTCCCTTCTGATGGTTGTCGTGCTTCTCCTCGTCTTCAGGCATGTAAGGTGGGGGCTGCTGCCGCTTCCTGTTGTGCTTCTGGGGGTCTTTTTTACATTCGGGGTTATGGGATATGCCGGAGTGCCAATGACAATGGTGTCCATGGCAGCTTTTCCCGTCCTGATCGGGATAGGGATTGACTATGCCATCCAGTTTCACAACAGGATGGAAGAGGAAATCCGCTTCGGAAAGAACTCAGGAAAGGCCCTTGTCCTTACCATCAAACACACGGCCCCTGCGGTCCTGATAGCCCTGGCAATGACTGCACTTGGCTTTATCCCTCTTTTTACTTCCACCATCCCCATGATTCGGGATTTCGGAAAACTGCTCCTGATAGGAGTAATTATGTGTTACGTCTCTGCAATCTTTTTCGGGCTTGTAACCCTTTACAGTTTCGACTGGCTGGCAAAGAGGAATCCACTTGGGGTTTTCAAAAAGAAAAATGGAGAGGGAAAAACTGATTCAGGTCTTGAAAGTTCTCCCGGGGCAGGGGTGCAGGAAACAAAGGTGCAGGAAGGAAAAGCAATCGAAAAAGTCCTTATCCGGGTCGCCGACTTTACCATCAACCATTCCAGAGTCATCCTCGCAATTGCTCTTCTTACCTGTTTTGCGGGGATTTACGCAGACCAGTCAGTCCCGATCCAGAGCGATACGAATAGCTTCATCCCTCAGGATATGCCTTCCCTGATACATTTTAAACAGATGCAGGACATAATTCCCGGAATGGGGGACCACCTGAATATCATTCTTAAAGTTAGGGATAACAGTGACCCGCAGGTCCTGGAGTGGATGGACGAGTTCAGCAGGCATGAAGTTGTAAACCGGGGCCATGTCTATGCAGCTACGAGCATTGTAGACCTTGTTAAGGAAAGAAACGGAGGCAGCATCCCCGAAACGTCCGAAGAAATACGTGAAATATACAGCGAAATCCCCGCCAGCCAGAGTAGAGAATACAAACAGGGCAGCCAGCTGCTTACAATTGACCTGGATATAGGGCAGGCTATGGAGAACCTCGAAATCACGGGCATTAAAGAGCTGCGAGACATTATTAAGGAAGATGTACAGTGGATGCAGCCTCCTCCGGACGTTACTGTCACCATTACCGGCCAGAGTGTGGCGATGATTGACATAATAAGTGCCCTTACGAGCGGGAGAGTCTTTATGACCATGCTTGGAATAGGGCTTGTGCTGCTCGGGTTGATTGTGGTTTACAGGAACCCCGTAAAGGCGCTTTCCCCCATAATTCCCATGTTTATTGTCGTTGGCTGGTCAGGCCTTGTCATGTCCGGGCTGGGCCTTGCATATACGCCAATGACTGCAGTGCTTGGGGCTTTGATCCTTGGGGTGGGGTCCGAATATTCCATCCTGATGATGGAACGCTACTTTGAGGAAAAGGAAAACGGGCTGGACCCTGTGGGAGCCATCAACCAGGCAGTGACAACCACAGGCTCCGCCCTGATAGCTTCCGGAGCTACAACGGTCTTCGGGTTTTCAGCCCTTATTTTCTCGCCCTTCCCCATTCTGAGCAATTTCGGGTTGGTGACTGTTATTGATGTTTTCCTGGCAATCTTCGTCACCTTCGTGGTCTTCCCACCCCTTATTGTGATGATGGATACCCGCCAGGAGAAAAGAAAAGCAAGAGCAGCCTGA
- a CDS encoding D-aminoacyl-tRNA deacylase, with protein sequence MTGTSNPEENNSENAPKITIICSAPDLASQNIKKHLLALVEWKPLELPENSGFSAARESADGKFRLVDIEEIHVFQDGLDKKLEVAGLPASLIIFASKHRSKQEVKSLTVHCTGNSSDEARLGGHPRELAVSSPPAMKSILMEMKRLAEAKGLNYDVTLEVTHHGPTELTVPSLYAEIGSTEGQWEEPVPGEVVAQAILAVSLKKVPTAVGFGGGHYAMRQTGMLLETAISFGHNFPKYQLEFVDEALIRQAVEKSGADFVYFDRKSMKSADKKRITEIVEKLGFSVLKESEIREKYGLSGEEISGSE encoded by the coding sequence ATGACAGGAACGAGCAATCCAGAAGAAAATAATTCAGAAAACGCCCCGAAAATCACCATCATCTGTTCTGCCCCTGACCTTGCCAGCCAGAACATAAAGAAACACCTCCTTGCCCTTGTGGAATGGAAGCCCCTTGAACTCCCGGAAAACTCAGGTTTCTCCGCTGCCCGTGAATCCGCAGACGGGAAGTTCAGGCTTGTGGACATCGAGGAGATCCACGTTTTCCAGGATGGGCTTGATAAAAAACTGGAAGTTGCAGGGCTCCCGGCTTCCCTGATCATCTTTGCCTCCAAGCACAGGAGCAAGCAGGAAGTAAAGTCCCTGACCGTGCACTGCACAGGAAACTCCTCGGACGAAGCCAGGCTCGGGGGACACCCGAGAGAGCTTGCAGTCTCCTCCCCGCCAGCCATGAAGTCCATCCTGATGGAGATGAAAAGGCTTGCCGAAGCAAAGGGGCTGAACTACGACGTTACACTGGAAGTAACCCACCACGGGCCAACCGAACTAACTGTGCCCTCCCTCTATGCCGAAATAGGGAGCACCGAGGGGCAGTGGGAAGAACCGGTCCCCGGGGAGGTCGTCGCTCAGGCTATCCTTGCGGTATCCCTAAAAAAAGTCCCCACAGCAGTCGGGTTCGGGGGCGGGCATTATGCCATGCGCCAGACCGGGATGCTGCTGGAAACCGCCATCTCCTTCGGGCACAACTTCCCGAAGTACCAGCTTGAGTTTGTGGACGAGGCCCTTATCCGGCAGGCAGTCGAGAAATCCGGCGCCGACTTCGTCTACTTTGACAGGAAGTCCATGAAAAGTGCGGACAAAAAGCGGATCACCGAAATCGTGGAAAAACTGGGGTTTTCGGTCCTGAAAGAATCCGAGATCCGGGAAAAGTACGGGCTTTCCGGAGAAGAAATTTCAGGATCGGAATAA
- a CDS encoding MarR family winged helix-turn-helix transcriptional regulator, translated as MLDDKRIKEIRRLMLERTILFNKLFEREVYQKISRTSLEELEKLSKQQPLAIMIIGTAGEIIPSYLGLCMNLDRSSLSRMIDSLEKKDIVGRRTDPEDRRKVLISLTEKGKRYYEVMNEKMREVDAFLMGHLEEQEIKDYEECLKTEVRIMRKIDFVKGAGDRS; from the coding sequence ATGTTAGATGACAAAAGAATAAAAGAAATCAGGCGGTTAATGCTGGAAAGGACGATACTTTTCAACAAATTATTTGAAAGAGAGGTTTATCAAAAAATCTCCCGGACCAGCCTGGAAGAGCTCGAAAAACTCAGCAAACAGCAGCCTCTGGCCATCATGATAATTGGCACGGCAGGAGAAATAATTCCTTCATACCTGGGCCTGTGCATGAACCTGGATAGGAGCAGCCTTTCAAGGATGATAGATTCCCTCGAGAAAAAAGATATTGTCGGAAGAAGAACGGATCCGGAAGACCGCAGAAAAGTCCTGATATCCCTTACTGAAAAGGGTAAAAGGTACTATGAAGTAATGAATGAGAAAATGAGAGAAGTTGATGCATTTCTCATGGGACATCTTGAGGAACAGGAAATCAAAGATTATGAAGAATGTCTTAAAACAGAGGTACGGATCATGAGAAAAATTGATTTCGTAAAGGGGGCAGGAGATAGATCCTGA
- a CDS encoding DUF3147 family protein, with product MFHIELFPLALRFVLGGSAVVASTLVARAFGGRIGGIFAAFPAVYLAAILGLGLEFRGQDLLFMSEQVSKGALVGMVADIGCALAASYLILRYGWKSGLSRALLFWAVLAPAIYFAWYGF from the coding sequence ATGTTTCACATTGAGCTTTTCCCCCTTGCCCTCCGCTTTGTGCTCGGCGGCAGTGCGGTAGTTGCATCCACGCTGGTTGCACGGGCTTTCGGAGGCCGGATCGGGGGAATCTTTGCAGCTTTTCCGGCAGTCTACCTGGCCGCCATCCTTGGCCTGGGCCTGGAATTCAGAGGACAGGACCTTCTTTTTATGTCCGAACAGGTCTCAAAGGGTGCCCTTGTAGGGATGGTCGCAGATATTGGCTGTGCCCTTGCAGCCAGCTACCTGATCCTAAGATACGGATGGAAATCGGGCTTATCCCGGGCTCTCCTGTTCTGGGCCGTGCTTGCACCGGCAATTTACTTTGCATGGTACGGTTTTTGA